GCATAAGCCCAGTCGAATCCGTTCCAATCATCGTCTTCCGGCTCGTCCACGCCAAGCAACTGCACCATCTCATGCTCGTTGACGAGCAGCACATCCGACACGGCGATCAACTCGGCGGGAATCGTCGGCGTGAACGGCGAATTGTTCAACAGCACCTTCACGCCCGCATCATGGCACATGCGCGCGGCCGCGGTGACCGTATCGATCGGGCTTTCCAAGCACAAGCCCAGCACGCTCGACGAGGTCAGCGCATCGCGCATCGACTCGGCGTAATCCACCGTGACCTGCGCGTTGGAGCCCGGCGAATACACGATGGTGTTCTCGCCGGACGAATCCACCGTAATCACCGTGGTGCCGCTGGGGCCGAGCACGCGGCGCACATGCGACACGTCCACGCCCGCGTCGGCCAGTTGGCTGAGCAGAAAGTCAGCGTTCGTGTCGGAGCCGACCGCGCCGAACATGCGCACGGTGGCGCCGATGCGGGCGGCCGCGGCGGCCTGGTTGCCGGACTTGCCGCCGGGCAGGATCTGCAGAGGACCGCCGTTGACAGTTTCGCCCGGGCCGGGCAGCCGTTCGGTGGTGACGGTGTAATCCGCATTCATCGACCCGATGACGCTGATCACGCCATGGATGTCGTCGAGCAGGGCGAGAGGGCTGTTGGCCATGAGGGGTCCTTTCAAAAGGCGGCGGGAGGTGCGAGGCGAGGGCGGGCAGAGGAGTGACCCGAACGATACGGGTGATCCGAAACGATACGGGTATACGGACGATACGGGCGATATAAGACGGGAAGTGTGGGCCGGCCGGCACCCACGCAAGGCGGTTACCGGCCGGCGAAGGGCTTACTTGGCGGCGTAGATCTTCTTACGGAAGACCAAGTAGACGATCAGGCCGAGCAGGATGACCGCGCCGCAGATGAGCAGCAGGTTCGAATAGCCCGCGGCCGCTCCGG
Above is a window of Bifidobacterium eulemuris DNA encoding:
- a CDS encoding ribokinase yields the protein MANSPLALLDDIHGVISVIGSMNADYTVTTERLPGPGETVNGGPLQILPGGKSGNQAAAAARIGATVRMFGAVGSDTNADFLLSQLADAGVDVSHVRRVLGPSGTTVITVDSSGENTIVYSPGSNAQVTVDYAESMRDALTSSSVLGLCLESPIDTVTAAARMCHDAGVKVLLNNSPFTPTIPAELIAVSDVLLVNEHEMVQLLGVDEPEDDDWNGFDWAYALERMREYGFEQAIITLGGDGSVVLDATAAEPVTRIAPVRVDAVDTTGCGDSFMGTVLAGLASGFSLHDAARLASYVSAYAATGYGAQASYGTSAQIRTAFA